Proteins from a single region of Juglans microcarpa x Juglans regia isolate MS1-56 chromosome 5S, Jm3101_v1.0, whole genome shotgun sequence:
- the LOC121268183 gene encoding uncharacterized protein LOC121268183, which yields MAKHLGFLFCILIIVMDIVAGILGIEAEIAQNKVKHLRVWIFECRDPSYQAFKLGLAAAIFLALAHTIGNLVSGCICVWSKQDFANSSANKQLAVASLIFSWIVLAVGLSMLIIGTLANSRSRKSCGIAHQRLLSIGGILCFVHGMFTVAYYVSAKAAARDEKERRNHPGSGAAARA from the exons atggcGAAACACTTGGGGTTTCTGTTCTGCATCTTGATCATAGTCATGGACATTGTGGCCGGAATACTTGGCATTGAGGCCGAAATCGCTCAAAACAAG gtGAAACATTTGAGGGTGTGGATATTCGAGTGTAGAGATCCAAGCTATCAGGCTTTCAAGCTGGGGTTGGCTGCAGCAATTTTTTTGGCCCTTGCTCACACCATCGGTAACTTGGTTAGTGGGTGCATTTGCGTTTGGTCCAAGCAAGATTTCGCCAACTCCTCAGCTAACAAGCAATTAGCGGTTGCTTCACTCATTTTCTCTTG GATCGTATTAGCTGTCGGATTGTCGATGCTGATCATAGGAACATTGGCGAATTCGAGATCAAGAAAATCGTGTGGAATAGCTCACCAACGACTCCTGTCTATAGGAGGGATTTTGTGTTTCGTCCACGGAATGTTCACGGTCGCCTACTACGTGTCCGCCAAAGCCGCAGCAAGAGATGAAAAGGAGCGAAGAAACCATCCCGGATCAGGTGCTGCAGCCCGTGCTTAG